The sequence below is a genomic window from Colletotrichum destructivum chromosome 4, complete sequence.
TTCCCGGAACCGTCACGTCGGAGAATGCCCAGGGTTATCTTCCGCAGTACGCCATCGGCCATGCTGCAGCTTCATTGTCGCCCGCCATTGCCAAAACACCCAACCAGTCCACCACCGTCCGTCGCCCCCCAAGCTGAACAACGACGGCCACATGAACCCCAGCATGAGCTTGCTCGCCGTGTCAGCTGAAGGTCGGGTCGAGAACCGACCTCCAATTCGATTTGTTGTAAGTGGCGTCCCAACGCTCATCGACAGAGGTGATACTGACGATATGGCAGCAGACCAAGTGAGGCTTTACTTACCCAAGTATTCGGCATATACTACACTTGTATGCCTTCGAATTTGCGTTCCCAACACTTGTTTAGATTACGTTAGATGACCAGTGCCGCGGGAGTCTCCATTACCACGGCATTGATTCCGAATATTCAGGAGGCCGTGCTGTTACGTTGTAGGTCGTTCTCGAGACACACTTTGTGCATTTCATCCTTAGAAGATGGTTTTCTTATACGAAGTGGGAAGATGAACGCCAACGGCTACATGAGACATAGATAGTTAGGGTCTTTCAAGCATTAATAATCAAACTTCACATGTATCAGATACCGGGTATTTTTGTGAGAAGAGCGACGTTGAGCAATGTTTTATAACCTGTATTGATGACCCCCAAGTGAGAGATACTCGTTTAGTGGGTCGTATCTAAAATAAAAACATACAGAATAGCATGTGTCTCACCATCAAATTTCCAGCCTCATAGCAAAGCTCAATGAAAATCTTCGGGCGAGAGTGGGAGAGGTGGTGATTCCAATTGGAAAAGCCTCCCCACTGGTTTACTCTTCGCCAGTCGTATACCTCGAAAACCATGGACTCAGTGGTTGACGCGGAGATATCCTAGCGGGAATGCGTGCATCTACGATGGACCTACCATGAGAGAGAACGTTCCAATGATATAAAGGGAGCATTTGTTCTCAAAAAGCCAGAGGCAGACAGTGGTTAGCACGGTCACGGAACGGTAAAGCaaacgacgacgccgggccTGGAATGGctcgatgacgaagatggctTCGGGAGAACCTCCCATGGAGCATCTCACGTTTGAAGCGTGAGGTGGCCATTGAGAAAATGAAATCTTCTCGATTTGATCTTCTAAAACTTTTTCCCTTGTTTAGCCCTCGTGATTCCCTCATgtcttttcccctcccttGCCAAAACGTGTCAAGGTCGTTTCGCGAAAGATAAACGCCGTCGATGGATATCGTGGAAGATGGTATTGATGCCCGTCGATTCGTCCCTTTTTTAGCTGTGCCGTCATTCCCTTGAACTGCCGCTTTTTGTTTGATGGTTTGGTATGGGTTCTACTCCATTCCGTCGTGAAAAGACTCTTATTTTTCGAGCCCGTCGTCAAGATAGGAGAGATTGATCATTGTCGGTTTTTAGACGGGAGATTTAGGCGGTGGCCTTGCTCTTGACGCGGAGCTCACGGCCGACCTTGATGCGCTCAAGGATGGACTCGCGGTCCTTGTCGATCTTGAGcttgttgatgacgacgttGGAGGGGTGGATGCCCAGGGGGACGGACTGGCCCGAGGTCTTCTCGCGGGTGACGCGCTCGACGTGGATGACGTACTTGAGGCGGTAGACGGAGGTcaccttgccctccttgcccttgtgAGCGCCACGGACGATGgtgacctcgtcgtccttgcgAACGGGGATGGAGCGGACCTTTGGGTAATCGTTAGACGGATTGGGTTCCTCGCATGCAATCCGAGAAAGGGGACACATACGTTGTACTTCTCGCGGAGCTCCTTGGAGAGGGGCGCGCTCATGATGACACGACGGACGCTGGAGGGAGCACCGAAGTGAGCAGCGCGGGACTTGCGGCGCGAAGACGCGACGCCTGTGAAGAGAAGAAGTTAGTCAGCCATCCTGATCGAGTTCGGTTTGTGGTGGCGATCGCCGGGAAGAAAGAGGCAAACATACTCTGGTTAACCTTGGTCATTTTGGCTGATGGGCGTTAGTACGAACGTCGttgggtgagggaggagtAGAAAAAGAATTGAAGTCGTCGCAGGTcggaagaaaaaaagtttCAATGAGAATGCGC
It includes:
- a CDS encoding Putative large ribosomal subunit protein uL2, domain 2; this translates as MTKVNQSVASSRRKSRAAHFGAPSSVRRVIMSAPLSKELREKYNVRSIPVRKDDEVTIVRGAHKGKEGKVTSVYRLKYVIHVERVTREKTSGQSVPLGIHPSNVVINKLKIDKDRESILERIKVGRELRVKSKATA